One segment of Aquimarina sp. BL5 DNA contains the following:
- a CDS encoding M4 family metallopeptidase has translation MKFKITLKTILSMVLVFSAVLVNAQNTQKSIAKLKQQANAVLTINENSGLTEFVRFPTEKTMQVKGATLEQKTINFLEDFKSLYNIKSVENSLVIEKTKKDNYGLDHVILKQQYNGIPVYGGELRFHFDLNKNITSINGKVVPNIKLNTTPTLSISESNSIALSAIRSQGLNKSGAELKVNKNTLYIYQKGLIKGDTGALYLVYHIEVRNDNDVREYVFINAHTGEIVEQITGMAHALDRVLYEENTSNLVWQEGDAFPGILDQWQQTELAAAEHTYNFFKNAFGYLSYDGQDAQMITINNNPNISCPNANWNGVSANYCTGTAADDVVAHEWGHAYTEYTSNLIYAYESGAINESFSDIWGETIDLLNDYQDEGEDVSLRTGCDTSLRWMMGEDASAFGGAIRDMWNPNCEGDPGKVIDSNYLCGTADSGGVHINSGIPNHMYALLVDGGTFNGQTINAIGLTKAAHIFWRAQSNYLTLVSNFANLADAIEASATDLIGTNLEGLSTTAPVGASGEIITAADVLEVEKAILAVELRTPNNCGYQPLLSNTGTVLCDNASTNAIFFEDWETGTDGWTMEQLPENASDWESRDWAIESSLPEGREGKSIFGTDPINGDCRGNFQNGIIRLQSPVINIPAVAEGGIFELAFNHLVATEATWDGGNIKYSLDGGPWTLIPSEAFTENPYNNTLKTAAEGNDNPLQSENAFTGADEGSNTGSWGRSLIDLSSIGVNDNSTIQFRFEMGTDGCNGLFGWYIDEIMLFNCAQTTLSIADNEFISKNISVYPIPSNGIVNLRKLTNINLIKAEIYDINGRMLKTINLSDVTVEKAIDISNLTRGVYFMSITTENIDGVIRIVKE, from the coding sequence ATGAAATTTAAAATTACTTTAAAAACTATTTTGTCAATGGTTTTGGTATTTAGTGCCGTATTAGTAAATGCACAGAACACCCAAAAATCAATTGCAAAATTGAAACAGCAAGCTAATGCCGTCTTAACCATTAACGAGAATTCTGGATTAACAGAATTTGTAAGATTTCCTACAGAGAAAACTATGCAAGTAAAGGGAGCAACCCTTGAGCAGAAGACAATAAATTTTTTGGAAGATTTTAAATCTCTTTATAATATTAAATCCGTAGAAAATTCATTGGTTATAGAGAAAACGAAGAAAGATAATTATGGATTAGACCACGTGATCTTAAAACAACAATATAATGGAATTCCTGTTTACGGAGGAGAGTTAAGATTTCATTTTGACTTAAATAAAAATATTACTTCAATAAATGGAAAAGTTGTACCTAATATTAAATTGAATACAACTCCCACTTTAAGTATATCCGAATCAAATTCAATTGCACTTTCTGCTATAAGAAGTCAAGGTTTAAATAAATCGGGAGCAGAATTAAAAGTAAATAAAAATACACTTTATATCTATCAAAAAGGTTTGATCAAAGGGGATACTGGAGCACTTTATCTGGTATATCATATAGAAGTAAGAAATGATAATGATGTAAGAGAGTATGTTTTTATAAATGCACATACAGGTGAAATAGTTGAACAAATAACCGGAATGGCACATGCTCTTGATAGAGTGTTGTATGAAGAAAATACTAGCAATCTTGTTTGGCAAGAGGGAGATGCTTTTCCTGGCATATTAGATCAGTGGCAACAAACTGAATTAGCAGCAGCAGAACATACCTATAATTTTTTTAAAAATGCTTTTGGGTATCTTTCTTATGATGGACAAGATGCACAGATGATAACTATTAATAATAATCCGAATATAAGTTGTCCTAATGCAAATTGGAATGGAGTGTCAGCTAATTATTGTACAGGTACTGCAGCAGATGATGTAGTAGCGCATGAGTGGGGACACGCGTATACAGAATATACTAGTAATCTAATTTATGCATATGAATCTGGTGCGATTAATGAATCGTTTTCTGATATCTGGGGAGAAACTATTGATTTGTTAAATGACTACCAAGACGAAGGAGAAGATGTTTCACTTCGTACAGGTTGTGATACTTCACTAAGATGGATGATGGGAGAGGATGCTTCTGCTTTTGGAGGAGCGATTAGAGATATGTGGAATCCTAATTGTGAAGGTGACCCTGGAAAAGTAATTGATTCCAATTATTTATGTGGTACGGCAGATAGTGGAGGTGTTCATATCAATTCTGGTATCCCTAATCATATGTATGCATTGTTAGTTGATGGAGGTACATTTAATGGACAGACAATTAACGCTATTGGATTAACAAAAGCTGCGCATATATTTTGGAGAGCGCAAAGTAATTATTTAACACTTGTAAGTAATTTTGCAAACTTAGCTGATGCTATTGAAGCTTCTGCTACCGATCTTATTGGTACTAATCTAGAAGGTCTTTCTACGACTGCTCCAGTTGGAGCTTCTGGAGAAATTATTACTGCTGCAGATGTGTTAGAAGTAGAGAAAGCCATATTGGCAGTAGAATTGAGAACGCCAAATAACTGTGGTTACCAACCATTATTATCTAATACAGGGACTGTTCTTTGTGACAACGCATCAACAAATGCTATCTTTTTCGAAGATTGGGAGACAGGAACTGATGGATGGACAATGGAACAACTTCCTGAAAATGCTAGTGATTGGGAATCAAGAGACTGGGCTATAGAAAGTTCTCTTCCTGAGGGACGTGAAGGAAAAAGTATATTTGGTACAGATCCGATTAATGGCGATTGTAGAGGCAACTTTCAAAACGGTATTATACGCCTACAGAGTCCAGTTATAAATATTCCTGCAGTGGCTGAAGGAGGTATTTTCGAGTTGGCGTTTAATCATTTAGTGGCTACAGAAGCTACTTGGGATGGTGGTAACATAAAATATAGTTTAGATGGAGGCCCTTGGACGCTAATACCATCCGAAGCATTTACTGAGAACCCTTATAATAATACATTAAAAACTGCTGCTGAAGGAAATGATAATCCACTTCAGAGTGAAAACGCTTTTACTGGCGCTGATGAAGGTTCGAATACAGGAAGCTGGGGAAGAAGTTTGATTGATTTGTCTTCTATTGGAGTAAACGATAATTCTACTATCCAATTTCGATTTGAAATGGGAACTGATGGATGTAATGGATTGTTTGGTTGGTATATTGATGAAATAATGCTTTTTAATTGTGCTCAAACAACATTATCGATAGCGGATAATGAGTTTATATCTAAAAATATTAGTGTATATCCGATTCCTTCAAACGGAATTGTTAATTTAAGAAAACTTACAAATATCAATTTAATAAAAGCGGAGATATATGATATTAACGGAAGAATGTTAAAGACAATTAATCTTTCTGATGTTACTGTCGAAAAAGCAATTGACATCTCTAATTTAACAAGAGGGGTTTACTTTATGTCTATTACTACAGAAAATATTGATGGAGTAATAAGAATAGTAAAAGAGTAA
- the meaB gene encoding methylmalonyl Co-A mutase-associated GTPase MeaB — protein MEQQDQSSKIPSGTNQDAIDRFKKLQQKEVSIRDIFKGIISQNTTSLSKGITLVESRQQKHDKKAQELIEKCLPHSNKSIRIGITGVPGVGKSTFIEALGNLLITKGKKVAVLAVDPSSTISGGSILGDKTRMESLVRSPKAFIRPSPSGSSLGGVAQKTRESIILCEAAGYDVIIIETVGVGQSETAVHGMVDFFLLLKLAGAGDELQGIKRGIIEMADAIVINKADGDNLKPAREAKNQFRKALHLYPLAESSWSPEVLVCSALKNTGIDEIWELILRYLEVSSNNGYFEKNRIQQNKFWLLQTIEEQLKNSFYNHPTIKKALSNQIEAVQQHKITPFAAARYLLSLSR, from the coding sequence ATGGAACAACAAGATCAATCTTCTAAAATACCTTCTGGAACTAATCAGGATGCTATTGATCGATTTAAAAAACTACAACAAAAAGAGGTATCCATACGTGATATATTCAAAGGAATTATTTCACAAAACACCACATCTCTAAGCAAAGGAATAACATTAGTAGAAAGTAGACAGCAAAAGCACGATAAAAAAGCCCAAGAGCTCATCGAAAAATGTTTACCACACTCAAATAAATCCATAAGAATAGGAATTACGGGAGTTCCAGGTGTAGGTAAAAGTACTTTTATTGAAGCTTTAGGGAACCTACTAATTACTAAGGGTAAAAAGGTAGCCGTATTGGCTGTAGATCCTAGCAGCACTATTTCTGGAGGCAGTATCTTAGGTGATAAAACCAGAATGGAATCATTGGTAAGGTCGCCTAAAGCCTTTATTAGACCTTCTCCTTCGGGAAGTTCTTTGGGTGGTGTTGCTCAAAAAACTCGTGAATCTATCATTCTCTGTGAAGCGGCAGGATATGACGTAATTATTATTGAAACGGTAGGTGTTGGTCAAAGTGAAACTGCTGTGCACGGAATGGTTGACTTCTTTCTTTTACTGAAATTAGCTGGAGCAGGCGATGAGTTACAAGGAATAAAGAGGGGTATCATCGAAATGGCTGATGCGATCGTTATCAACAAAGCTGATGGTGATAACCTAAAACCCGCACGAGAAGCTAAAAACCAATTTAGAAAAGCATTACATTTATATCCTTTAGCAGAAAGCAGCTGGTCGCCAGAAGTACTCGTATGCAGTGCCCTTAAAAATACGGGTATTGATGAAATTTGGGAGCTAATTTTACGATATTTAGAAGTCTCCTCTAATAATGGTTATTTTGAAAAGAATAGAATCCAACAAAATAAATTTTGGTTATTACAAACTATAGAAGAACAGCTAAAAAACTCTTTTTATAATCACCCTACAATCAAAAAAGCTTTATCCAATCAAATCGAAGCCGTTCAGCAACATAAGATTACTCCATTTGCGGCTGCTAGATATTTATTATCCCTTAGTAGATAA
- a CDS encoding DUF2911 domain-containing protein, whose protein sequence is MSKLLKRSLIIIIGIIIIGIAGRSILISNTKKHSPEQTITHKSKEANFTVFYNRPFRKERVIFGGLVPFDQVWRTGANEATTFTTDKDILVDGTVLEAGTYSLWTIPGENSWKVIFNSGEYNWGVNFTDGNPSHDPKYDILTIEVPVQRLLNVIEQFSIYFQEANDFTIMYLAWDQTAIAVPIKLK, encoded by the coding sequence ATGTCAAAGCTTCTAAAAAGATCACTCATCATTATTATCGGAATTATAATTATTGGTATTGCGGGAAGATCTATACTAATATCTAATACCAAAAAACATAGTCCTGAACAGACAATAACACACAAGAGTAAAGAAGCTAATTTTACTGTTTTTTACAATAGGCCTTTTAGAAAAGAAAGAGTGATTTTTGGGGGTTTAGTTCCTTTCGATCAAGTATGGAGAACTGGAGCCAATGAGGCTACCACCTTTACAACTGATAAGGATATTCTTGTGGATGGCACCGTATTAGAAGCTGGTACTTATAGTTTATGGACGATTCCAGGTGAGAATTCGTGGAAAGTTATTTTTAATAGTGGTGAATATAATTGGGGTGTAAATTTTACAGATGGAAACCCTTCTCATGATCCCAAATATGATATCTTAACTATAGAGGTTCCAGTTCAGCGATTACTGAATGTGATAGAACAATTTTCGATTTATTTTCAGGAAGCCAATGACTTTACGATCATGTATCTGGCATGGGATCAAACGGCAATTGCAGTTCCGATAAAACTAAAGTAA
- a CDS encoding NAD(P)/FAD-dependent oxidoreductase codes for MVEKSYKKFTSDIVFTNDTYVIIGSGVGGLCTAVFLAKAGKKVVVLEQHYTPGGFTHTFKRRKGLVWDVGVHYVGNMKENSGLRRIFNYLSDNKLEWDPMGDPYDVAYIEGRKFEFVGGQENFRKKFYEYFPNDRVAIDKYLKLLQKSTKKNLLYFMQKAFPSLLSILLGPLFRRIQKPLASKTTYEVLSSITDNQELIAVLCAQCGNYGLSPKESSFASHCIVINHFMEGGYYPRGGANRIHETIVDNLESLGVQVFIKARVEKIITKGKSVKGLLINGKEHTCRRVISNAGARNTFHKLLDSPVNNKKHLDFNKISPSTCHLCLYIGLNKSDAALKLPKHNIWWYTDKDMDSILNDKDNLSNNKLSFAYISFPSAKDSLWSSEHPDKATIQLIGRAWYKDFSQFEDEPWLNRGEEYDKIKERFKTKGLSLLRELYPQLEEHIIHAEVSTPVSTRKFSNYSQGEIYGVTHAPERYQTRVLRPRTHIKGLYLTGQDITLVGIGGAMGSGILTATTIIKWNMSKQFKEIAAKY; via the coding sequence ATGGTCGAAAAATCCTATAAAAAATTCACTTCAGATATTGTATTTACAAATGATACTTATGTGATCATTGGTTCGGGAGTTGGAGGCCTTTGTACCGCAGTTTTTTTAGCCAAAGCAGGAAAAAAAGTTGTAGTGTTAGAACAGCATTACACACCTGGCGGATTTACACATACCTTTAAAAGGCGGAAAGGTCTTGTTTGGGATGTAGGAGTACATTATGTGGGAAATATGAAAGAGAATTCGGGGTTAAGAAGGATCTTTAATTATTTGTCGGATAACAAACTAGAATGGGATCCAATGGGAGATCCGTATGATGTAGCGTATATCGAAGGTCGCAAATTTGAATTCGTTGGTGGTCAGGAAAATTTTAGGAAGAAGTTTTACGAATATTTTCCAAACGATAGAGTAGCTATTGATAAATACTTGAAATTACTGCAAAAGTCCACTAAAAAAAACCTTCTGTACTTTATGCAAAAGGCTTTTCCAAGTTTGTTAAGTATATTATTAGGACCATTATTTAGAAGGATTCAAAAACCGCTCGCTAGCAAAACAACATATGAAGTTCTCAGTAGTATAACGGATAATCAGGAGTTGATAGCAGTGTTATGCGCTCAATGTGGTAACTACGGATTGTCTCCTAAAGAGAGTAGTTTTGCATCCCATTGTATTGTGATTAATCATTTTATGGAAGGAGGTTACTACCCAAGAGGAGGTGCCAATCGTATCCATGAAACTATTGTTGATAATTTAGAATCACTCGGAGTTCAGGTATTTATAAAGGCAAGAGTAGAAAAAATTATTACCAAAGGAAAATCTGTAAAAGGGTTGTTAATTAATGGTAAGGAACACACGTGTAGGAGAGTCATAAGTAATGCAGGAGCCCGTAATACATTTCACAAATTACTTGACTCACCTGTTAATAATAAAAAGCATTTAGATTTCAATAAAATTAGTCCTTCTACCTGCCATCTATGTCTATATATAGGACTCAATAAAAGTGATGCGGCATTAAAGTTACCAAAACATAATATATGGTGGTATACGGATAAGGATATGGATAGTATTCTTAATGATAAAGATAATTTGTCAAATAATAAATTATCGTTTGCATACATATCATTTCCATCTGCTAAAGATAGCCTTTGGTCATCAGAACATCCGGATAAAGCAACTATACAGTTGATAGGTAGAGCGTGGTATAAGGATTTTAGTCAATTTGAAGATGAACCTTGGTTAAACAGAGGAGAGGAATATGATAAGATCAAAGAAAGGTTTAAAACTAAAGGTTTATCTTTATTAAGAGAGTTGTATCCACAATTAGAAGAGCATATTATTCACGCTGAAGTGTCTACACCGGTTTCCACCCGAAAGTTTAGTAACTATAGTCAAGGAGAAATTTACGGTGTTACTCATGCTCCAGAACGCTATCAAACAAGAGTTTTACGCCCTAGAACCCATATTAAAGGATTATATCTCACCGGTCAGGATATAACACTGGTCGGAATAGGAGGTGCTATGGGGAGTGGAATATTAACAGCTACTACCATAATAAAATGGAATATGAGTAAACAATTTAAGGAAATAGCCGCAAAATATTAG
- a CDS encoding RNA polymerase sigma factor: MKLYNKYCDGMYYVALRFLKDPFEAEEAMQESFIKAFMKLHQFTGDVTFGAWLKRIVINKSIDMLKAKKMNMVAINEQVMGTVEEMDDWSVSDSTTVDEVKSAIERLPEKYKYAVMLFLIEGYDHKEISEILDITPVASRTLVHRGKKQLQDQLKHLRDGTGY; encoded by the coding sequence ATGAAGCTTTATAATAAATACTGTGATGGTATGTATTATGTTGCATTACGATTTCTTAAGGACCCTTTTGAGGCAGAAGAGGCTATGCAAGAGTCTTTCATAAAAGCCTTTATGAAACTTCATCAATTTACCGGCGATGTTACTTTTGGAGCATGGCTAAAAAGGATCGTGATTAATAAGAGTATTGATATGCTCAAAGCAAAAAAAATGAATATGGTTGCTATTAATGAACAAGTAATGGGTACAGTAGAGGAAATGGACGATTGGTCCGTGTCTGACTCAACCACAGTGGATGAGGTGAAAAGCGCCATAGAAAGACTACCAGAAAAATATAAATATGCCGTAATGCTATTTTTAATAGAAGGATACGATCATAAAGAAATTAGTGAGATATTAGATATTACACCGGTTGCTTCGAGAACTCTAGTACATAGAGGAAAGAAACAGCTTCAGGATCAATTAAAACATTTAAGAGATGGGACAGGATATTAG
- a CDS encoding DUF6249 domain-containing protein → MSFIEVLIPLSIFGCIFGIFYLFVTARNKERMALIDKGADASIFYSSKVKRVTPIWKVFILNFSLLLMGIGLGIFIAGILHYTLGVDEEVAYPGTIFLMAGAGLFTGFKMTSNLDK, encoded by the coding sequence ATGAGTTTTATCGAAGTACTAATACCATTATCAATATTCGGATGCATTTTTGGTATTTTTTATTTATTTGTCACAGCCAGAAACAAAGAGCGTATGGCTCTTATTGATAAGGGAGCAGATGCCTCTATCTTTTATAGCAGTAAAGTGAAAAGAGTAACTCCTATTTGGAAAGTTTTCATTCTTAACTTTTCATTACTATTAATGGGTATTGGTTTAGGTATTTTTATTGCTGGAATATTACACTATACACTAGGAGTAGATGAAGAAGTAGCGTATCCAGGAACTATCTTTTTAATGGCTGGTGCAGGATTATTTACTGGTTTTAAAATGACCAGTAATTTGGATAAATAG
- a CDS encoding RNA polymerase sigma factor, producing MNHQSDQYYIKQVLEGEVNTFSSLVERYQSLVYTIVFRMVRNKEEAEEIAQDTFIKAYKSLSKYRGEAKFSTWLYTIAYRKSLDAIKKNKRFVATELIEEVSEGEVGVVNDALSYLQDIERKEIISNSILKLPEEESAIITLYYFEEKSIKEIKEIVGLTEDNIKIKLYRSRKKLYSILKYHISPEINANNGRAI from the coding sequence ATGAACCATCAATCAGATCAATATTATATCAAGCAGGTGCTAGAGGGAGAGGTAAATACTTTTTCTAGCTTAGTAGAACGCTATCAAAGCTTGGTATATACGATAGTGTTTAGAATGGTTAGGAATAAAGAAGAAGCTGAGGAGATAGCTCAGGACACCTTTATTAAGGCATATAAGTCTTTGTCTAAGTATAGAGGAGAAGCTAAATTTTCAACTTGGTTATATACTATCGCATATCGTAAAAGCCTGGATGCAATAAAGAAAAACAAGCGTTTTGTAGCTACAGAACTCATAGAAGAAGTAAGTGAAGGAGAAGTGGGGGTAGTTAATGATGCATTAAGTTATTTGCAGGATATAGAAAGAAAAGAGATTATATCGAATAGTATACTTAAGCTCCCGGAGGAAGAGTCGGCAATTATAACTTTATATTACTTTGAAGAGAAAAGTATAAAAGAGATCAAAGAAATTGTTGGTTTGACAGAGGATAATATAAAAATAAAGTTATATCGAAGTAGAAAAAAACTATATTCGATACTTAAGTATCATATTTCACCAGAAATTAATGCTAATAATGGAAGAGCAATATAA
- a CDS encoding peptidoglycan DD-metalloendopeptidase family protein: MTNISFPKFIQSLSHSFIPVIDSNFSKEQYTFIDLSIDNKKLEVVDVSSSKAFEEYVSTYLALNEAKVAYGGYNETRGIYNRSEHFNQQNPETERNIHLGLDVWCDAETSVLVPLAGTVHSFQNNKNFGDYGPTIILKHVVQDVIFYTLYGHLTVKSIENLEIGKRFEIGDVLATLGDASVNGDYAPHLHFQIIKDLQGNIGDYPGVSNKRDLAHYLENCPDPNLLLKI, translated from the coding sequence ATGACTAATATATCATTCCCAAAGTTTATCCAGAGTTTATCTCATAGTTTTATTCCTGTTATTGATTCTAACTTTTCTAAAGAACAATACACTTTTATAGATTTGTCGATAGATAATAAAAAATTAGAAGTCGTAGACGTGTCTTCTTCAAAAGCCTTTGAAGAGTATGTAAGCACGTATTTAGCTTTAAACGAAGCAAAGGTAGCTTATGGGGGTTATAATGAAACACGTGGGATATATAATAGAAGTGAACATTTTAATCAACAAAATCCAGAAACCGAACGTAATATTCATTTAGGATTAGATGTTTGGTGTGATGCAGAAACTTCGGTACTTGTTCCTTTAGCAGGAACGGTTCATAGTTTTCAGAACAATAAAAATTTTGGAGACTATGGTCCGACGATTATTTTGAAACATGTAGTTCAGGATGTTATCTTTTATACTTTATATGGCCATTTAACCGTAAAGTCTATTGAGAATTTAGAAATAGGTAAGCGCTTTGAAATTGGAGATGTTTTGGCTACACTTGGAGATGCTTCTGTAAACGGTGATTATGCACCACATTTACATTTTCAGATAATAAAAGATTTACAGGGAAATATAGGAGATTACCCAGGAGTTTCTAATAAAAGAGATTTAGCACATTATTTAGAGAATTGTCCAGACCCTAATTTACTGTTGAAGATTTAA
- a CDS encoding PadR family transcriptional regulator, giving the protein MYSKELLKGTLSVIILNLLSEKGRMYGYEIFQQVKERSGGKILLKDGSLYPALQKMKKDGLLTCEEEYIGKRVRKYYLLTLKGKQEKVTYVEELRDFMTTLNNVIFPKLDAI; this is encoded by the coding sequence ATGTATTCAAAAGAACTACTTAAAGGAACCTTATCTGTTATTATTCTTAATCTATTATCAGAAAAGGGTAGAATGTATGGGTATGAGATTTTTCAGCAAGTGAAAGAACGCTCTGGTGGTAAAATCTTATTAAAGGATGGCTCTTTATATCCTGCATTACAAAAAATGAAGAAAGACGGCTTATTAACTTGCGAGGAGGAGTACATCGGAAAAAGGGTTAGAAAGTATTATTTACTAACGTTAAAGGGAAAACAGGAAAAAGTGACTTATGTAGAAGAGCTTAGAGATTTTATGACAACTCTTAACAATGTTATTTTCCCAAAGTTGGATGCTATATGA